The following proteins come from a genomic window of Maylandia zebra isolate NMK-2024a linkage group LG22, Mzebra_GT3a, whole genome shotgun sequence:
- the LOC101466863 gene encoding cell division control protein 42 homolog: protein MKDIKCVVVGDYEAGKTCLLNSYTTDKLPIGDFPTSFATCVKTVKINDEEYNLQLCDTSGQENYENIRLNTYTDTDVFLVCFSVVSPSTFENVTDKWVPEILRFSPKTPFLLVGTQVDLRDNENTLEQALTFTSGEELAHELKAVKYMECSARTQEGVREVFEEAILATRNPTDKKSTYFCVLL, encoded by the exons ATGAAAGACATtaaatgtgtggtggtgggtGACTATGAAGCAGGAAAGACCTGCCTGCTCAATTCCTACACAACTGACAAGCTTCCCATTGGAGATTTCCCCACG TCGTTTGCTACCTGTGTGAAGACAGTGAAGATCAATGACGAGGAGTACAATCTGCAACTGTGTGACACTTCAG GTCAGGAGAACTACGAAAACATCCGACTTAACACGTACACTGACACCGACGTCTTCcttgtctgtttctctgtcgTATCGCCCTCAACCTTTGAGAACGTCACAGACAAG TGGGTGCCAGAGATTTTACGCTTCTCTCCAAAGACGCCATTCCTGCTGGTTGGGACTCAGGTGGATCTGAGAGATAACGAGAACACCCTGGAACAAGCCCTGACCTTTACGAGTGGCGAGGAACTGGCTCATGAGCTGAAGGCCGTTAAATACATGGAGTGTTCGGCTCGGACTCAg GAAGGAGTGAGGGAGGTGTTTGAAGAGGCCATCCTGGCAACTCGAAATCCTACAGATAAAAAATCCACTTACTTCTGTGTTCTGCTATAA